From one Streptomyces sp. NBC_01478 genomic stretch:
- a CDS encoding MHYT domain-containing protein — MQGTIDGFRYGAVTPVAAYLMACLGGALGLRCVVRSLHNRQSWKAGWLALGATSIGSGIWTMHFIAMIGFQVEETRIGYDVGLTVLSLAVAIVVVGIGVFAVGYRGATPGTLSAAGVITGLGVAAMHYLGMAALRMNGDIEYRTSTVALSVVIAVVAATAALWAAVSIRGFLASLGASLVMGVAVSGMHYTGMAAVSVHLHGTGGAWTGDSANSILLPMLLGPAIFLLLAGVVVMFDPLLVMGEGEWDRSFARHPVGPVPNGKQPTRRPDSLFDTPDRPAAGRPDPYESPAAPPGSRRRRNTRGNPAAQAPGRPAPYAGPAVPPPAAPRSAYTAPPDPARGRPNPYGAPKLPGEW, encoded by the coding sequence ATGCAAGGCACGATCGACGGGTTCCGCTACGGTGCGGTGACCCCGGTGGCGGCCTATCTGATGGCCTGTCTGGGCGGGGCCCTGGGACTGCGCTGCGTGGTGCGGTCCCTGCACAACCGGCAGTCGTGGAAAGCGGGTTGGCTCGCGCTCGGCGCGACGTCGATCGGCAGCGGCATCTGGACGATGCACTTCATCGCGATGATCGGCTTCCAGGTCGAGGAGACCCGGATCGGCTACGACGTCGGCCTCACGGTGCTGAGTCTGGCCGTGGCGATCGTCGTGGTGGGCATCGGAGTGTTCGCCGTGGGCTACCGCGGCGCCACCCCCGGCACACTCTCCGCGGCCGGTGTCATCACCGGCCTCGGGGTCGCCGCCATGCACTATCTGGGCATGGCGGCCCTGAGGATGAACGGTGACATCGAGTACCGGACGAGCACGGTCGCGCTCTCCGTGGTGATCGCCGTCGTCGCCGCCACGGCGGCCCTGTGGGCGGCCGTCTCCATCCGGGGTTTCCTGGCCAGCCTGGGCGCCAGCCTGGTGATGGGCGTGGCCGTGTCCGGGATGCACTACACGGGCATGGCCGCCGTGAGCGTCCATCTGCACGGCACCGGCGGGGCATGGACCGGCGACTCGGCCAACTCCATTCTGCTGCCCATGCTGTTGGGGCCGGCCATCTTCCTGCTGCTGGCCGGGGTCGTCGTGATGTTCGACCCGCTGCTGGTGATGGGCGAGGGCGAATGGGACCGTTCCTTCGCCCGCCACCCGGTCGGCCCGGTCCCGAACGGCAAGCAGCCCACCCGGCGCCCCGACTCGCTCTTCGACACACCGGACCGCCCGGCAGCCGGCCGCCCGGACCCGTACGAGAGCCCGGCCGCCCCACCGGGCAGCCGTCGGCGCCGGAACACCCGCGGAAACCCCGCCGCCCAGGCACCGGGCCGCCCGGCCCCGTACGCCGGCCCGGCCGTCCCACCACCGGCGGCTCCCCGCAGCGCCTACACCGCGCCGCCCGACCCCGCGCGCGGCCGCCCGAACCCGTACGGGGCCCCGAAGCTCCCCGGCGAGTGGTGA
- a CDS encoding zinc-dependent metalloprotease, whose protein sequence is MTGAADFIDLIPDPELRSDRLLLGIRQFDEPFLLSVSLSQGLGSSDLWLDRGKAGRTWLAEFRRVGDRVLFAVRNKHFLTSGDAAAVRAGDESFALSVLWSGPVLREENGAAVVDATGLVLADHDQIADHLHAHEQGDYSIDTSASLPLVADSRTGPTAVRLPALLTFRGPGRGQAVRAVAADPRALTVVQQLNLLRLPVSPLPVRRYHPASGGYGIGYADHGLVGRASTQVKLQPRFRAEPGGAPIVFRIDPAVPEPFRSAVVEGGNWWQRAFARIGLPDAYRVEPGDDGFDPYDPDVNGVVWVHRAGRGWSLGQGLTDPRTGEILHARVRLGSQRVAQVRALGEALLAPYGRPDEAQRLAAVEELVLARMRQLAAHEIGHALGFMHNFASTGHPEPSVMDYPYARIRVTDEGDLDLSAAYGTGLGPWDHFLVAHAYGRFDEGAEESALAELRREAAESGLIYLSDEDAQGPEAAHADAVTWVSGPDALQALETMLRVRRIALDGFSRGVLPPDRQTGELEERAVLVHLLHRHEVTAVARLVGGVRYAYGLAGEDGRGAQAVGPATQHTALSRLAELLRAEQLALPGAVLDTLTPPAIRYDRTDQYLDTGAGRIFDPFEAVRVATALVTQELLDPARLNRVAWQHAADPASPGVTDLVDELLAATWRRTDPVPAELQGGAAVQHTADWTLLNHLLTLLDDPALHAPVRTALRGAVRRLGTELRCEGDEQAREAGELIRAFLADAGSVRVDPLPRVPPGAPN, encoded by the coding sequence ATGACCGGCGCAGCCGACTTCATCGACCTGATCCCCGACCCCGAACTCCGTTCGGACCGGCTGCTGTTGGGCATCCGCCAGTTCGACGAGCCCTTCCTCCTCTCCGTCTCGCTGTCCCAGGGCCTGGGTTCCAGCGACCTCTGGCTGGACCGGGGGAAGGCGGGCCGGACCTGGCTCGCGGAGTTCCGCCGGGTCGGCGACCGGGTCCTGTTCGCCGTCCGCAACAAGCACTTCCTGACCTCCGGCGACGCGGCCGCCGTACGCGCCGGGGACGAGTCGTTCGCGCTGTCCGTGCTCTGGAGCGGGCCCGTGCTGCGCGAGGAGAACGGCGCCGCGGTCGTGGACGCCACCGGGCTCGTCCTCGCCGACCACGACCAGATCGCCGACCATCTGCACGCACACGAGCAGGGCGACTACAGCATCGACACCTCCGCGAGCCTCCCGCTCGTCGCCGACAGCCGCACCGGACCCACCGCCGTCCGCCTCCCCGCGCTGCTCACCTTCCGGGGCCCCGGCCGCGGGCAGGCGGTGCGGGCCGTCGCCGCCGACCCGCGCGCCCTCACCGTCGTCCAGCAACTGAACCTGCTGCGGCTGCCCGTGTCCCCGCTGCCGGTCCGGCGCTACCACCCCGCCTCGGGCGGCTACGGCATCGGCTACGCCGACCACGGCCTCGTCGGCCGGGCGAGCACCCAGGTCAAGCTCCAGCCCCGCTTCCGCGCGGAACCCGGCGGCGCCCCCATCGTCTTCCGGATCGACCCCGCCGTCCCCGAACCCTTCCGCTCGGCGGTCGTCGAGGGCGGCAACTGGTGGCAGCGGGCCTTCGCCCGCATCGGACTCCCCGACGCCTACCGCGTCGAGCCCGGCGACGACGGCTTCGACCCCTACGACCCCGACGTCAACGGCGTGGTCTGGGTGCACCGCGCGGGCCGCGGCTGGTCCCTCGGCCAGGGACTGACCGACCCGCGCACCGGCGAGATCCTGCACGCCCGGGTCCGCCTCGGCTCCCAGCGCGTCGCACAGGTCCGCGCACTCGGCGAGGCCCTCCTCGCCCCCTACGGCCGCCCGGACGAGGCCCAACGCCTCGCCGCCGTCGAGGAGTTGGTGCTCGCCCGCATGCGCCAACTCGCCGCACACGAGATCGGCCACGCGCTCGGCTTCATGCACAACTTCGCCAGTACGGGGCACCCCGAGCCGTCCGTCATGGACTACCCGTACGCCCGCATCCGCGTCACGGACGAGGGCGACCTCGACCTGTCCGCCGCGTACGGCACGGGCCTGGGACCGTGGGACCACTTCCTGGTCGCGCACGCCTACGGCCGGTTCGACGAGGGTGCCGAGGAGAGTGCGCTCGCCGAACTGCGTCGCGAGGCCGCCGAGTCGGGCCTGATCTACCTCTCCGACGAGGACGCCCAGGGCCCGGAGGCGGCCCACGCCGACGCCGTGACCTGGGTGAGCGGACCGGACGCCCTCCAGGCGCTGGAGACCATGCTGCGGGTGCGCCGTATCGCCCTGGACGGATTCTCCCGCGGGGTGCTGCCGCCCGACCGGCAGACCGGCGAACTGGAGGAGCGGGCCGTCCTGGTGCACCTCCTGCACCGGCACGAGGTGACCGCCGTGGCCCGACTGGTCGGTGGCGTGCGCTACGCGTACGGCCTCGCGGGCGAGGACGGCCGGGGCGCGCAGGCCGTCGGGCCGGCCACCCAGCACACGGCGCTCAGCCGGCTCGCCGAACTGCTACGGGCCGAGCAACTCGCCCTGCCCGGAGCGGTGTTGGACACCCTCACCCCGCCCGCGATCCGCTACGACCGGACGGACCAGTACCTCGACACGGGCGCCGGGCGGATCTTCGACCCCTTCGAGGCCGTACGGGTCGCGACCGCACTCGTCACCCAGGAGCTGCTGGACCCGGCCCGGCTCAACCGGGTGGCCTGGCAGCATGCCGCCGATCCCGCGTCGCCCGGCGTCACCGACCTCGTCGACGAGCTCCTTGCCGCCACCTGGCGTCGTACCGACCCGGTACCCGCCGAGCTGCAGGGCGGGGCCGCCGTGCAGCACACGGCGGACTGGACCCTCCTGAACCATCTGCTGACCCTGCTCGACGACCCGGCCCTCCACGCACCGGTGCGCACGGCACTGCGCGGTGCCGTGCGGCGGCTCGGGACGGAGCTGCGCTGCGAGGGCGACGAACAGGCGCGTGAGGCGGGGGAGTTGATCCGGGCGTTCCTCGCCGATGCCGGGTCGGTGCGCGTCGATCCGCTGCCCAGGGTCCCGCCGGGCGCGCCCAACTGA
- a CDS encoding sugar phosphate isomerase/epimerase family protein, with amino-acid sequence MSPRFATDVVTFYHPDFWDLPSADAVRAWALAHPERFWARVMDALTEAGVTGLELTFAPGDIESALRAFGSAQGFRRELVARGLSVVSAFVAGEDSPDWRDPGNLPAIVADAERRAAFLVDVGAELLVAGLPMRATFGTRPPLFVDAPYMTRMADIAHAVGEAVSRQGVRLAFHTESNSTLWYERDIDLFMSFTDPRYVWLCPDSCHIALGGGDPVAVAGRHARRVALAHWKDAVRPIDVELTIDETVFAQQQPYMAELGSGIVDWKGWAEVMSRTPGADTVLIELDEAADPVAALLAGRAVASSVLP; translated from the coding sequence ATGAGCCCGCGCTTCGCGACCGACGTCGTCACCTTCTACCACCCGGACTTCTGGGACCTTCCCTCCGCGGACGCGGTACGCGCGTGGGCGCTGGCCCACCCCGAGCGCTTCTGGGCCCGGGTGATGGACGCGTTGACCGAAGCAGGCGTCACGGGCCTCGAACTCACCTTCGCGCCGGGCGACATCGAGTCGGCGCTGCGGGCCTTCGGCAGCGCGCAGGGCTTCCGCCGCGAACTGGTGGCCCGCGGGCTGTCCGTCGTGAGCGCGTTCGTCGCCGGGGAGGACAGCCCCGACTGGCGGGACCCCGGCAACCTGCCCGCGATCGTCGCCGACGCCGAACGACGCGCGGCCTTCCTCGTCGACGTGGGGGCCGAACTCCTCGTCGCGGGCCTCCCGATGCGCGCGACGTTCGGGACCCGGCCGCCCCTGTTCGTCGACGCCCCGTACATGACCCGCATGGCCGACATCGCGCACGCGGTGGGCGAGGCCGTCTCCCGGCAGGGTGTGCGGCTCGCCTTCCACACGGAGTCCAACAGCACCCTCTGGTACGAGCGCGACATCGACCTGTTCATGTCCTTCACCGACCCGCGCTACGTGTGGCTGTGCCCCGACTCCTGCCATATCGCCCTCGGTGGAGGCGATCCGGTGGCCGTGGCCGGCCGTCACGCGCGGCGCGTCGCGCTGGCGCACTGGAAGGACGCGGTCAGGCCCATCGACGTGGAACTCACGATCGACGAGACGGTCTTCGCCCAACAGCAGCCCTACATGGCCGAGTTGGGCTCGGGCATCGTCGACTGGAAGGGCTGGGCCGAGGTGATGTCCCGCACGCCCGGCGCCGACACGGTGCTCATCGAACTGGACGAGGCGGCCGATCCGGTCGCCGCGTTGCTGGCGGGGAGGGCGGTGGCGTCGTCGGTGCTGCCGTGA
- a CDS encoding metallophosphoesterase family protein, giving the protein MSESSRDTPAGAGWGTAERGAYQQLMPTHVEKVSWLSPKTLWAARNGVLASWFGDPTGDTRSRWVAQSAATGAPADKVIRRDDPDTFSFMVIGDTGEGDDPQYAVVPGFLKASQETAFTVVASDVIYPVGTADDYETKFFRPYQAYPAPIYAIPGNHDWYEGLGGFMRVFCDDAPALPAPRAARPLTRAWWRSLLWHHPRPTDGEHLDKARELRSSPDQQAVQPGPYWAIDAGPVRIIGIDTGLLGTIDAEQGAWLREMAKGPTPKILITGSPLYVDGEHHPCAIEGGGTVDDIVSDPAHRFVAAIGGDIHNYQRYPVRLADGRTLQYVVSGGGGAFMHATHTVPRVDIADVTEQDFRCYPLRGDSLAFYSRLYGRRLHLRRFFTLTEAEASAVICERLGIPPTRTPGPPVRITRRIRLVASLLGAGGRPDRTARFRLPVRKIYTQLFSPGSVTYSPPFFKCFLRLDVTPEAVRLRCFAATGKHPQEIDPPVEDEITIPLH; this is encoded by the coding sequence GTGTCTGAATCTTCACGCGATACCCCCGCAGGCGCCGGTTGGGGCACCGCGGAGCGCGGGGCGTACCAGCAGCTCATGCCGACCCATGTCGAGAAGGTCTCGTGGCTCAGCCCGAAGACTTTGTGGGCCGCGCGCAACGGCGTGTTGGCCTCCTGGTTCGGGGACCCGACCGGCGACACCCGCAGCCGTTGGGTGGCCCAGAGCGCGGCCACCGGCGCTCCCGCCGACAAGGTGATCCGGCGCGACGATCCCGACACCTTCTCCTTCATGGTCATCGGCGACACGGGCGAGGGCGACGATCCCCAATACGCCGTTGTGCCAGGGTTTCTGAAGGCCAGTCAGGAGACGGCCTTCACGGTCGTCGCCAGTGACGTCATCTATCCCGTCGGCACCGCGGACGACTACGAGACGAAGTTCTTCCGCCCGTACCAGGCCTATCCGGCGCCCATCTACGCGATACCCGGCAACCACGACTGGTACGAGGGCCTCGGCGGTTTCATGCGCGTCTTCTGCGACGACGCGCCCGCGCTGCCCGCACCGCGGGCGGCGCGCCCGCTGACGCGTGCCTGGTGGCGTTCGCTGCTGTGGCACCACCCCCGCCCGACCGACGGCGAACACCTGGACAAGGCACGGGAGTTGCGCTCCTCGCCGGACCAGCAGGCGGTCCAGCCGGGCCCGTACTGGGCGATCGACGCGGGACCGGTGCGCATCATCGGCATCGACACAGGGCTGTTGGGCACGATCGACGCCGAACAGGGCGCCTGGCTGCGCGAGATGGCGAAGGGTCCGACGCCGAAGATCCTGATCACCGGTTCGCCGCTGTACGTGGACGGCGAGCACCACCCCTGCGCGATCGAGGGCGGCGGCACGGTCGACGACATCGTCAGCGATCCGGCCCACCGCTTCGTCGCCGCGATCGGCGGCGACATCCACAACTACCAGCGCTATCCGGTGCGGTTGGCGGACGGGCGCACGCTCCAGTACGTGGTCTCGGGCGGCGGTGGCGCGTTCATGCACGCGACCCACACCGTGCCGCGCGTCGACATCGCCGACGTCACCGAGCAGGACTTCCGCTGTTACCCGCTGCGCGGCGACTCCCTCGCCTTCTACAGCCGCTTGTACGGCCGCCGACTGCATCTGCGCCGCTTCTTCACCCTCACGGAGGCCGAGGCGTCGGCCGTGATCTGCGAGCGCCTGGGCATCCCGCCGACCCGCACCCCGGGCCCGCCGGTCCGCATCACCCGACGGATCCGGCTGGTCGCGAGCCTGCTGGGCGCGGGCGGCCGCCCCGACCGCACCGCGCGCTTCCGTCTTCCGGTGCGCAAGATCTACACCCAGCTCTTCTCGCCCGGCTCCGTGACGTACAGCCCGCCGTTCTTCAAGTGCTTCCTGCGGCTGGACGTCACCCCGGAGGCGGTCCGGCTGCGCTGTTTCGCCGCCACCGGCAAGCACCCCCAGGAGATCGACCCGCCGGTCGAGGACGAGATCACCATCCCGCTGCACTGA
- a CDS encoding TauD/TfdA dioxygenase family protein, translating to MTTDSGTTDEAARVDGMEVRPAAGHIGAEITGVDLAGDLDDAVVAAIRAAVLRWKVVFFRDQRLDHTGHVAFARRFGEPVVLGRRGSASPAGFPEVETTADRLELGGRFGMEHEEWLERRRHTLLRGWHCDHGARVDPPAATILRAETVPPYGGDTTWSNLAAAYAGLSQPVREFVDGLRAEHRLGVGYQPRPGDDAYVRHLLDHQVASLHPLVRVHPETGERVLFVNGYYLEQITDVSRAESAAILELLLAQATRPEYTVRFRWEPGSVAFWDNRATIHLAPSDNAHLGFPRTMHRVMLTGDIPVGVDGKPSEPIVGTEPGRW from the coding sequence ATGACGACGGACAGCGGTACGACCGACGAGGCGGCGCGGGTGGACGGCATGGAGGTGCGGCCGGCCGCCGGTCACATCGGGGCCGAGATCACCGGTGTCGACCTGGCCGGTGACCTCGACGACGCCGTGGTCGCCGCGATCCGGGCGGCGGTGCTGCGCTGGAAGGTCGTGTTCTTCCGGGACCAACGGCTCGACCACACCGGGCATGTGGCGTTCGCGCGGCGGTTCGGGGAACCCGTCGTGCTCGGGCGGCGCGGCAGTGCGTCACCGGCCGGCTTCCCCGAGGTCGAAACCACCGCCGACCGGCTGGAGTTGGGGGGCCGGTTCGGCATGGAGCACGAGGAGTGGCTGGAGCGGCGCCGGCACACACTCCTGCGCGGCTGGCACTGCGACCACGGCGCCCGCGTCGACCCGCCCGCCGCGACGATCCTGCGCGCGGAGACCGTCCCGCCCTACGGCGGCGACACCACCTGGTCGAATCTGGCGGCGGCGTACGCCGGACTGTCGCAGCCGGTACGGGAGTTCGTGGACGGGCTGCGGGCCGAGCACCGGCTCGGCGTCGGCTACCAGCCGCGCCCCGGCGACGACGCGTACGTCCGCCACCTCCTGGACCACCAGGTCGCCTCGCTGCACCCGCTGGTCCGGGTGCACCCCGAGACGGGCGAGCGGGTGCTGTTCGTCAACGGCTACTACCTGGAGCAGATCACCGACGTCTCGCGCGCGGAGAGCGCCGCGATCCTGGAGCTGCTGCTCGCGCAGGCGACCCGGCCCGAGTACACGGTCCGGTTCCGCTGGGAGCCGGGCAGCGTGGCCTTCTGGGACAACCGGGCCACCATCCACCTCGCCCCCAGCGACAACGCGCACCTCGGCTTCCCGAGGACCATGCACCGCGTGATGCTCACCGGCGACATACCGGTCGGAGTCGACGGCAAGCCGTCCGAGCCGATCGTCGGCACCGAGCCCGGCCGCTGGTGA
- a CDS encoding HEAT repeat domain-containing protein gives MSPTDTPDPVLVDALGSEPRRPGAFRELLRRGPAAVPAVREGLRHAHPLVREQCSRLLDELLVPDAVDDLTARLDDPDARVRIAAVHALSCDRCKPDAQACFPDRLALLPRAILLLERDPDPQVRARAVELVGLWVHSRPDALTALTRAHDEDPSPLVRKKAGWYAPGGPVHRRTAPRPARAARR, from the coding sequence ATGTCACCCACCGACACCCCCGACCCCGTACTCGTCGACGCGCTGGGCAGCGAGCCGCGCCGCCCCGGCGCCTTCCGTGAACTGCTCCGGCGCGGCCCGGCCGCCGTGCCCGCCGTCCGCGAGGGACTGCGCCACGCGCACCCGCTGGTGCGCGAACAGTGCAGCAGACTGCTGGACGAGCTGCTCGTCCCGGACGCCGTGGACGACCTGACCGCCCGGCTCGACGACCCCGACGCACGGGTGCGGATCGCGGCCGTGCACGCACTGTCCTGCGACCGGTGCAAACCGGACGCGCAGGCCTGCTTCCCGGACCGCCTCGCGCTGCTGCCCCGGGCGATCCTGCTCCTGGAGCGGGACCCGGACCCGCAGGTGCGGGCCAGGGCCGTCGAACTCGTCGGCCTGTGGGTGCACAGCCGCCCGGACGCCCTCACGGCCCTCACCCGCGCCCACGACGAGGACCCGTCCCCGCTCGTCCGCAAGAAGGCCGGCTGGTACGCGCCCGGCGGCCCCGTCCACCGCCGGACCGCCCCGAGGCCCGCGCGTGCCGCACGGCGCTGA
- a CDS encoding LLM class flavin-dependent oxidoreductase: MPLTSRPLRKLGFLTIGLFDEADPRRGHESTLEIIELGERLGFDSAWLRHRHLQYGISSPVAVMAAASQRTSRIELGTAVIPLGWENPLRLAEDLATVDILSGGRINPGVSVGPPMHFDQLKEALYPDTAEVEDFGYERVRRLLDFVRGKPATDFSGVEGFEVFSDRVQPHSPGLGRRLWYGGGSTGSAKWAGEHGMNFLTSSVVKAEGPDESRDFAEIQLSHVRTFRAHHPDGEAARVSQGLVVIPTDSASPEQRAKYEEFARKRTPRTTSPQGPARLMFAPDIVGTSEEIAELLHAHVAFREIDEVAFALPFTFEHEDYVQILTDMATKLGPALGWKPAG, translated from the coding sequence GTGCCGCTCACCTCACGCCCGTTGCGGAAGCTGGGCTTCCTCACGATCGGCCTGTTCGACGAGGCCGATCCGCGCCGGGGCCACGAGTCGACGCTGGAGATCATCGAACTGGGCGAGCGTCTCGGCTTCGACAGCGCCTGGCTGCGCCACCGCCATCTCCAGTACGGCATCTCCTCCCCCGTCGCGGTCATGGCGGCGGCCTCGCAGCGCACCAGCCGTATCGAACTCGGCACGGCGGTGATCCCGCTCGGCTGGGAGAACCCGCTGCGGCTGGCGGAGGACCTGGCGACCGTCGACATCCTGTCCGGGGGCCGGATCAACCCGGGCGTGAGCGTGGGCCCGCCGATGCACTTCGACCAGCTCAAGGAGGCCCTGTACCCCGACACGGCCGAGGTCGAGGACTTCGGCTACGAGCGGGTGCGGCGGCTGCTGGACTTCGTGCGCGGCAAGCCGGCCACCGACTTCAGCGGGGTCGAGGGCTTCGAGGTGTTCTCCGACCGGGTGCAGCCGCACTCCCCCGGGCTGGGCCGTCGTCTCTGGTACGGCGGCGGCAGCACGGGCTCGGCGAAGTGGGCCGGCGAGCACGGGATGAACTTCCTGACGAGCAGCGTCGTCAAGGCCGAAGGGCCGGACGAGTCAAGGGACTTCGCGGAGATCCAGCTCTCCCACGTCCGCACGTTCCGCGCCCACCACCCCGACGGCGAGGCCGCCCGGGTCTCCCAGGGGCTGGTGGTCATCCCGACCGACTCCGCCTCGCCCGAACAGCGGGCGAAGTACGAGGAGTTCGCCCGCAAGCGCACTCCCCGTACGACGTCACCTCAGGGCCCGGCCCGCCTGATGTTCGCGCCGGACATCGTCGGCACCTCGGAGGAGATCGCCGAACTCCTGCACGCGCACGTCGCGTTCAGGGAGATCGACGAGGTGGCGTTCGCGCTGCCGTTCACGTTCGAGCACGAGGACTACGTGCAGATCCTGACGGACATGGCGACGAAGCTGGGGCCGGCGCTCGGGTGGAAGCCCGCCGGCTGA
- a CDS encoding antitoxin yields the protein MDKVKGMLGQHPDQAKQGVDRAGDMIDERTGGKHAKQVDMAQDKAKDFIDRDRPQQP from the coding sequence ATGGACAAGGTCAAGGGAATGCTGGGTCAGCACCCCGACCAGGCCAAGCAAGGTGTGGACCGGGCGGGAGACATGATCGACGAACGCACGGGCGGCAAGCACGCCAAGCAGGTCGACATGGCGCAGGACAAGGCCAAGGACTTCATCGACCGCGACAGGCCGCAACAGCCCTGA